From the genome of Malus sylvestris chromosome 6, drMalSylv7.2, whole genome shotgun sequence, one region includes:
- the LOC126627239 gene encoding disease resistance protein RPM1-like isoform X3, with translation MSHSIVSKHSNSQTLSFSLFQLSPSLPSLSLSTLAVSPFCASQRSRAPERGHPTGPSNLWLSSLSHTLFRPSLCARCTETQQEHHPHLPFLIDRGWSAETIRETCPLFPARRPSSLMKESNNNFYFFLLILYMSLRFRAFSLQHTRFQIRFLLQQYWLNEKKRIAYQVSKAKMESAASLLIGKIAAILENEASSIAAVRDEVDELKLELISMKSFLIDAEGKEPQTEGVKTWVTSVRNLTCDAENVIDEFLYHIYDKQSATPSAKLLHRTIYFPKNLWYRHRIAKKLQKITKKIKAIPERNERYGVSTIEGTSLDSVPRWVKNKAQSSLYIMEDELIGIEDKKQTLLGLLMNGEENEMVVSVVGMGGSGKTTLVANTFNNENVKRHFDCYAWITVSQTYVIEDLFKNLIKQFHQGRKEEVTEHLNSMSYEELLEMLSTYLKSKRYLIVLDDVWDIKLWQEIRIPLLNRHHGSRIMLTTRKKDIASYSFEVESCPLEIEPLENNEAWELFSKKAFSTYDNKSCPPELESLAWKLVEKCEGLPLAVVTLGGLMSSKRSSSEWRRVYNSLNWHLTNHPMLESMSSILLLSFNNLPNRLKPCFLYCALFPEDYLIRRKRLIKLWIAEGLVEPIDGVTPEEVAEDYLMELTGRSMLQVELRNEAGRPKACKMHDLMRELALSTSKKEKFGATYVSRDIVDKAEIRRLSIQTAEGEINSCTGMSELRSFLVFGTLKKLPSGFKLLRVLDLEDAPIDRFPDELVYLFNLRYLNLKGTLIEELPESIGRLRNLQNLNIRDSKIKALPKAISKLVNLRHLTMYRYTNYHYGFMYVIGIKPASDLSNLQKLQVLQSVESEGKIIKVIRNMTQLTSLGITNVKASDEMDLCDSLQKLELLHYLFLMASDEEEFLRVNALRSPPPDLQKVYLAGKLEKVPLWFGSLYNLTRMQLYWSRLEEDLLPHIQALPNLERLELVNAYVGEKLCFSRGFIKLKRLDLRNLPLLNSIAIEKGAMPNLQVLDIWECMELKTLPEGIELLANVERLILGHVPRQLIESVKRGMDHPKVQHIPEISLYYMGHHERLSGIHSRRRIKPQKHL, from the exons ATGTCACACTCAATTGtctcaaaacactcaaacagtcaaactctctcattctctctctttcaaCTCTCGCcatctctcccttctctctctctttcaactCTCGCCGTCTCTCCCTTCTGTGCGTCACAGAGAAGCCGAGCACCAGAGAGGGGCCACCCCACCGGACCATCAAACCTCTGGCTCTCATCTCTGTCACACACTCTCTTTCGACCCTCTCTATGTGCACGCTGCACAGAAACGCAGCAGGAACACCACCCTCATTTGCCATTTTTGATCGACCGAG GTTGGAGTGCAGAAACAATTCGGGAAACATGTCCCCTTTTTCCGGCAAGGAGACCC AGTTCATTAATGAAGGAATCCAACAATAAC ttttacttttttcttcttattttatatatgtcaCTTAGGTTCAGAGCATTCAGCCTTCAACACACAAGATTTCAAATTCGATTTCTTCTTCAACAATATTggttgaatgaaaaaaaaagg ATTGCATACCAAGTATCGAAGGCCAAAATGGAGTCAGCTGCATCACTATTGATTGGGAAAATTGCGGCCATTCTTGAGAATGAAGCATCTTCCATAGCGGCAGTCCGTGATGAAGTTGATGAGCTTAAGCTAGAGCTCATAAGCATGAAATCTTTCTTAATAGATGCTGAAGGCAAGGAACCACAAACAGAAGGAGTGAAAACGTGGGTTACAAGCGTCAGAAATTTGACCTGCGATGCGGAAAATGTCATTGATGAGTTCCTGTATCACATTTATGACAAGCAAAGTGCGACTCCATCTGCAAAATTGCTCCACAGAACCATTTACTTTCCAAAGAATCTTTGGTATAGGCATCGAATAGccaaaaaattacagaaaatcacaaaaaagaTCAAAGCCATTCCAGAGAGGAATGAGAGATATGGTGTCTCTACAATAGAAGGAACAAGTTTGGATAGTGTTCCCAGATGGGTGAAGAACAAAGCCCAGTCTTCTCTTTATATTATGGAAGACGAACTAATCGGGATTGAAGACAAGAAGCAAACGTTATTGGGATTGTTGATGAATGGAGAGGAAAATGAAATGGTTGTGTCTGTGGTCGGGATGGGAGGATCAGGCAAGACAACTCTTGTTGCCAATACCTTCAACAACGAAAATGTAAAGCGACATTTTGACTGTTATGCATGGATCACTGTTTCTCAAACTTATGTGATCGAAGACTTATTCAAAAATCTGATCAAGCAATTCCACcaaggaagaaaggaagaggTGACTGAACATTTGAATTCCATGAGTTATGAAGAATTGTTAGAGATGTTGTCGACATACTTGAAGTCTAAAAGGTACCTAATTGTATTGGATGATGTGTGGGATATTAAACTTTGGCAAGAAATAAGGATACCACTTCTTAATAGACATCATGGAAGTCGAATCATGCTTACAACTCGAAAGAAAGACATAGCTTCGTATTCTTTTGAAGTTGAAAGTTGTCCTCTTGAAATTGAACCCTTGGAAAACAATGAAGCTTGGGAGCTCTTTAGCAAGAAAGCATTCTCAACTTACGATAATAAATCGTGTCCACCAGAGCTTGAATCATTAGCATGGAAACTTGTGGAAAAGTGTGAAGGCCTACCTCTGGCAGTGGTAACTTTAGGTGGTCTAATGTCTTCCAAGAGGTCATCATCGGAATGGAGAAGAGTATACAATAGCTTAAATTGGCACTTGACTAACCATCCTATGCTAGAATCAATGAGCAGCATCTTGTTGCTTAGTTTCAACAATTTGCCCAACCGGTTGAAGCCATGTTTCCTATATTGTGCCCTTTTCCCAGAAGATTATCTCATCAGAAGAAAAAGGTTGATCAAGTTGTGGATAGCTGAAGGGCTTGTTGAACCAATTGATGGTGTCACACCAGAAGAAGTTGCAGAGGACTATCTTATGGAACTTACTGGTCGTAGCATGCTACAAGTTGAACTAAGGAATGAAGCTGGAAGACCAAAAGCATGTAAGATGCATGATCTTATGCGTGAGCTTGCTTTGTCGacatcaaaaaaagaaaagtttggtGCAACATATGTTAGCCGAGATATAGTAGATAAAGCTGAAATCCGTCGATTGTCAATTCAAACAGCTGAAGGGGAAATTAATTCTTGCACAGGTATGTCAGAGCTTCGCTCCTTTCTTGTCTTTGGCACGTTAAAGAAATTGCCTTCTGGATTCAAGTTGTTGAGAGTTCTAGATCTGGAGGATGCCCCAATTGATAGATTTCCAGATGAACTAGTGTACTTGTTCAACTTAAGATATTTAAATTTGAAGGGAACTTTAATTGAAGAGCTTCCAGAATCCATCGGACGGCTTCGCAACCTTCAAAACTTGAACATCCGTGACAGTAAGATAAAGGCACTTCCAAAAGCAATCTCCAAGTTAGTAAACCTACGCCATCTAACGATGTATCGTTACACTAATTATCATTATGGCTTTATGTATGTCATTGGGATAAAACCAGCATCCGATCTAAGTAACTTACAGAAACTGCAAGTTTTGCAATCTGTTGAATCAGAAGGAAAGATTATTAAAGTCATTAGGAATATGACCCAACTTACAAGCCTCGGTATTACAAATGTGAAAGCAAGTGACGAGATGGACCTCTGTGACTCCCTTCAAAAGTTAGAGCTCCTTCACTATTTGTTTTTGATGGCAAGTGATGAAGAGGAGTTTCTTCGAGTTAATGCACTACGTTCGCCTCCTCCAGACCTTCAAAAGGTTTATTTGGCCGGAAAACTAGAAAAGGTACCTCTTTGGTTTGGTTCACTCTATAACCTGACACGTATGCAGCTATATTGGTCTAGACTTGAAGAAGATTTGCTACCACACATTCAAGCATTGCCGAATCTTGAGAGGCTTGAGCTAGTTAATGCATATGTTGGCGAAAAATTGTGTTTCTCCAGAGGCTTCATAAAGCTTAAGCGTTTGGATTTGCGCAACCTCCCCTTATTGAATAGTATAGCTATAGAGAAAGGGGCGATGCCAAATCTCCAGGTCTTAGACATTTGGGAATGCATGGAGTTAAAGACATTGCCAGAGGGCATTGAGCTCCTTGCTAACGTAGAACGCTTGATTCTGGGTCATGTTCCAAGGCAACTTATAGAGTCCGTAAAAAGAGGCATGGATCATCCAAAGGTACAACACATTCCTGAAATCAGCCTGTATTACATGGGACACCATGAAAGATTGTCCGGTATTCACTCTCGTAGAAG AATCAAGCCTCAGAAGCACTTGTGA
- the LOC126627239 gene encoding disease resistance protein RPM1-like isoform X4, whose translation MSHSIVSKHSNSQTLSFSLFQLSPSLPSLSLSTLAVSPFCASQRSRAPERGHPTGPSNLWLSSLSHTLFRPSLCARCTETQQEHHPHLPFLIDRGWSAETIRETCPLFPARRPSSLMKESNNNFYFFLLILYMSLRFRAFSLQHTRFQIRFLLQQYWLNEKKRIAYQVSKAKMESAASLLIGKIAAILENEASSIAAVRDEVDELKLELISMKSFLIDAEGKEPQTEGVKTWVTSVRNLTCDAENVIDEFLYHIYDKQSATPSAKLLHRTIYFPKNLWYRHRIAKKLQKITKKIKAIPERNERYGVSTIEGTSLDSVPRWVKNKAQSSLYIMEDELIGIEDKKQTLLGLLMNGEENEMVVSVVGMGGSGKTTLVANTFNNENVKRHFDCYAWITVSQTYVIEDLFKNLIKQFHQGRKEEVTEHLNSMSYEELLEMLSTYLKSKRYLIVLDDVWDIKLWQEIRIPLLNRHHGSRIMLTTRKKDIASYSFEVESCPLEIEPLENNEAWELFSKKAFSTYDNKSCPPELESLAWKLVEKCEGLPLAVVTLGGLMSSKRSSSEWRRVYNSLNWHLTNHPMLESMSSILLLSFNNLPNRLKPCFLYCALFPEDYLIRRKRLIKLWIAEGLVEPIDGVTPEEVAEDYLMELTGRSMLQVELRNEAGRPKACKMHDLMRELALSTSKKEKFGATYVSRDIVDKAEIRRLSIQTAEGEINSCTGMSELRSFLVFGTLKKLPSGFKLLRVLDLEDAPIDRFPDELVYLFNLRYLNLKGTLIEELPESIGRLRNLQNLNIRDSKIKALPKAISKLVNLRHLTMYRYTNYHYGFMYVIGIKPASDLSNLQKLQVLQSVESEGKIIKVIRNMTQLTSLGITNVKASDEMDLCDSLQKLELLHYLFLMASDEEEFLRVNALRSPPPDLQKVYLAGKLEKVPLWFGSLYNLTRMQLYWSRLEEDLLPHIQALPNLERLELVNAYVGEKLCFSRGFIKLKRLDLRNLPLLNSIAIEKGAMPNLQVLDIWECMELKTLPEGIELLANVERLILGHVPRQLIESVKRGMDHPKVQHIPEISLYYMGHHERLSGIHSRRRIKPQKHL comes from the exons ATGTCACACTCAATTGtctcaaaacactcaaacagtcaaactctctcattctctctctttcaaCTCTCGCcatctctcccttctctctctctttcaactCTCGCCGTCTCTCCCTTCTGTGCGTCACAGAGAAGCCGAGCACCAGAGAGGGGCCACCCCACCGGACCATCAAACCTCTGGCTCTCATCTCTGTCACACACTCTCTTTCGACCCTCTCTATGTGCACGCTGCACAGAAACGCAGCAGGAACACCACCCTCATTTGCCATTTTTGATCGACCGAG GTTGGAGTGCAGAAACAATTCGGGAAACATGTCCCCTTTTTCCGGCAAGGAGACCC AGTTCATTAATGAAGGAATCCAACAATAAC ttttacttttttcttcttattttatatatgtcaCTTAGGTTCAGAGCATTCAGCCTTCAACACACAAGATTTCAAATTCGATTTCTTCTTCAACAATATTggttgaatgaaaaaaaaagg ATTGCATACCAAGTATCGAAGGCCAAAATGGAGTCAGCTGCATCACTATTGATTGGGAAAATTGCGGCCATTCTTGAGAATGAAGCATCTTCCATAGCGGCAGTCCGTGATGAAGTTGATGAGCTTAAGCTAGAGCTCATAAGCATGAAATCTTTCTTAATAGATGCTGAAGGCAAGGAACCACAAACAGAAGGAGTGAAAACGTGGGTTACAAGCGTCAGAAATTTGACCTGCGATGCGGAAAATGTCATTGATGAGTTCCTGTATCACATTTATGACAAGCAAAGTGCGACTCCATCTGCAAAATTGCTCCACAGAACCATTTACTTTCCAAAGAATCTTTGGTATAGGCATCGAATAGccaaaaaattacagaaaatcacaaaaaagaTCAAAGCCATTCCAGAGAGGAATGAGAGATATGGTGTCTCTACAATAGAAGGAACAAGTTTGGATAGTGTTCCCAGATGGGTGAAGAACAAAGCCCAGTCTTCTCTTTATATTATGGAAGACGAACTAATCGGGATTGAAGACAAGAAGCAAACGTTATTGGGATTGTTGATGAATGGAGAGGAAAATGAAATGGTTGTGTCTGTGGTCGGGATGGGAGGATCAGGCAAGACAACTCTTGTTGCCAATACCTTCAACAACGAAAATGTAAAGCGACATTTTGACTGTTATGCATGGATCACTGTTTCTCAAACTTATGTGATCGAAGACTTATTCAAAAATCTGATCAAGCAATTCCACcaaggaagaaaggaagaggTGACTGAACATTTGAATTCCATGAGTTATGAAGAATTGTTAGAGATGTTGTCGACATACTTGAAGTCTAAAAGGTACCTAATTGTATTGGATGATGTGTGGGATATTAAACTTTGGCAAGAAATAAGGATACCACTTCTTAATAGACATCATGGAAGTCGAATCATGCTTACAACTCGAAAGAAAGACATAGCTTCGTATTCTTTTGAAGTTGAAAGTTGTCCTCTTGAAATTGAACCCTTGGAAAACAATGAAGCTTGGGAGCTCTTTAGCAAGAAAGCATTCTCAACTTACGATAATAAATCGTGTCCACCAGAGCTTGAATCATTAGCATGGAAACTTGTGGAAAAGTGTGAAGGCCTACCTCTGGCAGTGGTAACTTTAGGTGGTCTAATGTCTTCCAAGAGGTCATCATCGGAATGGAGAAGAGTATACAATAGCTTAAATTGGCACTTGACTAACCATCCTATGCTAGAATCAATGAGCAGCATCTTGTTGCTTAGTTTCAACAATTTGCCCAACCGGTTGAAGCCATGTTTCCTATATTGTGCCCTTTTCCCAGAAGATTATCTCATCAGAAGAAAAAGGTTGATCAAGTTGTGGATAGCTGAAGGGCTTGTTGAACCAATTGATGGTGTCACACCAGAAGAAGTTGCAGAGGACTATCTTATGGAACTTACTGGTCGTAGCATGCTACAAGTTGAACTAAGGAATGAAGCTGGAAGACCAAAAGCATGTAAGATGCATGATCTTATGCGTGAGCTTGCTTTGTCGacatcaaaaaaagaaaagtttggtGCAACATATGTTAGCCGAGATATAGTAGATAAAGCTGAAATCCGTCGATTGTCAATTCAAACAGCTGAAGGGGAAATTAATTCTTGCACAGGTATGTCAGAGCTTCGCTCCTTTCTTGTCTTTGGCACGTTAAAGAAATTGCCTTCTGGATTCAAGTTGTTGAGAGTTCTAGATCTGGAGGATGCCCCAATTGATAGATTTCCAGATGAACTAGTGTACTTGTTCAACTTAAGATATTTAAATTTGAAGGGAACTTTAATTGAAGAGCTTCCAGAATCCATCGGACGGCTTCGCAACCTTCAAAACTTGAACATCCGTGACAGTAAGATAAAGGCACTTCCAAAAGCAATCTCCAAGTTAGTAAACCTACGCCATCTAACGATGTATCGTTACACTAATTATCATTATGGCTTTATGTATGTCATTGGGATAAAACCAGCATCCGATCTAAGTAACTTACAGAAACTGCAAGTTTTGCAATCTGTTGAATCAGAAGGAAAGATTATTAAAGTCATTAGGAATATGACCCAACTTACAAGCCTCGGTATTACAAATGTGAAAGCAAGTGACGAGATGGACCTCTGTGACTCCCTTCAAAAGTTAGAGCTCCTTCACTATTTGTTTTTGATGGCAAGTGATGAAGAGGAGTTTCTTCGAGTTAATGCACTACGTTCGCCTCCTCCAGACCTTCAAAAGGTTTATTTGGCCGGAAAACTAGAAAAGGTACCTCTTTGGTTTGGTTCACTCTATAACCTGACACGTATGCAGCTATATTGGTCTAGACTTGAAGAAGATTTGCTACCACACATTCAAGCATTGCCGAATCTTGAGAGGCTTGAGCTAGTTAATGCATATGTTGGCGAAAAATTGTGTTTCTCCAGAGGCTTCATAAAGCTTAAGCGTTTGGATTTGCGCAACCTCCCCTTATTGAATAGTATAGCTATAGAGAAAGGGGCGATGCCAAATCTCCAGGTCTTAGACATTTGGGAATGCATGGAGTTAAAGACATTGCCAGAGGGCATTGAGCTCCTTGCTAACGTAGAACGCTTGATTCTGGGTCATGTTCCAAGGCAACTTATAGAGTCCGTAAAAAGAGGCATGGATCATCCAAAGGTACAACACATTCCTGAAATCAGCCTGTATTACATGGGACACCATGAAAGATTGTCCGGTATTCACTCTCGTAGAAG